The Immundisolibacter cernigliae genome has a window encoding:
- the cysG gene encoding siroheme synthase CysG, protein MDYLPIFLDVRGRPCLVVGGGPVAARKLALLLRAGARGVVVAPHLTDELRAMASVVELRERPFAEVDLDGMTLVIAATDDAQVNAQVAALASARGLPVNVVDTPALCSFIMPAVVDRSPVIAAVSSGGRAPVLTRLLRARLETLIPAAYGRLAELAGSVRGKVRERIADPVARRRFWDETLQGPVAELALSGQDRRARQLLDRLLERGAAGGVGEVYLVGAGPGDPDLLTFRALRLLQQADVVVHDRLVAPEILDMARREAERIDAGKRASQHTLPQEDINALLVRLAREGKRVLRLKGGDPFLFGRGGEEIATLAAEGIPFQVVPGVTAASGCAAYAGIPLTHRDHAQLCVFVTGHLKDGSVDLPWPQLVALGGTLVIYMGLGALAEICAALIAHGKDAATPAAVVAEGTTLRQRIVTAPLGELTAAAQGLPGPALIIVGGVVGLHETLSWFSPQLADAEE, encoded by the coding sequence ATGGATTATTTGCCGATTTTTCTGGATGTGCGGGGCCGGCCCTGCCTGGTGGTGGGCGGAGGGCCGGTGGCGGCGCGCAAGCTCGCGCTGCTGCTGCGGGCCGGCGCACGCGGCGTGGTGGTGGCGCCGCACTTAACGGATGAGCTGCGGGCCATGGCCAGTGTGGTGGAACTTCGCGAGCGGCCGTTTGCGGAGGTCGACCTCGACGGCATGACGCTGGTCATCGCCGCCACCGACGATGCGCAGGTCAACGCCCAGGTGGCGGCACTGGCCAGCGCGCGCGGCCTGCCGGTGAACGTGGTGGACACGCCGGCGCTGTGCAGTTTCATCATGCCGGCGGTGGTGGATCGCTCGCCGGTGATCGCGGCCGTCAGTTCCGGCGGCCGGGCACCGGTGCTGACGCGCCTGCTGCGGGCGCGGCTGGAAACCCTGATCCCGGCCGCCTATGGCCGCTTGGCCGAGCTGGCCGGCAGCGTGCGCGGCAAGGTGCGCGAGCGGATTGCCGATCCGGTCGCCCGTCGCCGCTTCTGGGACGAAACCCTGCAAGGCCCGGTGGCGGAGCTGGCGCTGTCCGGCCAGGATCGGCGCGCGCGGCAATTGCTGGATCGCCTGCTCGAACGCGGCGCGGCCGGCGGCGTGGGCGAGGTGTACCTTGTCGGTGCCGGTCCCGGCGACCCGGACCTGCTGACCTTCAGGGCCCTGCGTCTGCTGCAGCAGGCCGACGTGGTGGTCCATGACCGTCTGGTGGCGCCGGAAATCCTGGACATGGCGCGGCGCGAGGCCGAGCGCATCGACGCCGGCAAGCGCGCCAGCCAGCACACGCTGCCGCAGGAGGACATCAACGCGCTGCTGGTGCGTCTGGCCCGCGAGGGCAAGCGGGTGCTGCGCCTGAAGGGCGGCGATCCGTTCCTGTTTGGGCGTGGCGGGGAGGAAATCGCCACGCTGGCGGCCGAGGGCATTCCGTTTCAGGTGGTGCCCGGCGTGACGGCGGCCAGCGGCTGCGCCGCCTACGCCGGCATTCCGCTGACGCACCGCGACCACGCGCAGCTGTGCGTGTTCGTGACCGGCCACCTGAAGGACGGCAGCGTGGACCTGCCCTGGCCGCAGCTGGTGGCGCTCGGCGGCACCCTCGTGATCTACATGGGTCTTGGCGCGCTGGCCGAGATCTGCGCGGCGCTGATCGCGCACGGCAAGGATGCGGCCACGCCGGCGGCGGTGGTGGCCGAGGGCACCACGCTGCGCCAGCGGATCGTTACCGCGCCACTGGGTGAGCTAACCGCCGCCGCGCAGGGCTTGCCCGGCCCGGCGCTGATCATCGTCGGCGGCGTGGTCGGCTTGCACGAGACCCTGTCCTGGTTCAGCCCGCAGCTGGCCGATGCCGAGGAGTGA
- a CDS encoding MFS transporter, translating into MNTASPLRSRLFWVGVLYFAQGLPLGIFLDLLPVYFRQHGVDLRQIGVLGLLGLAWTFKFLWAPAVDAWRHHRRWMQAANLLMALCMAALVGMDPGQPQMWLVLGVFAALSATNDIAIDGYTVEKVPRAQLGLANGVRIALYRVGMLAAGGLLMLSDRIGWAGTQLAAAGLLVLLALVCRAAPVEAPRAGPPPRLADLRAMARQPRVALGGLSVLLVLAWLAGRQMGWISGRAEVALAVLAAGLLGLAALQPVRAGSGAVTAPFAALLARPYMLAVLAFALTFKLGDAAMGFMVKPFWVDAGFRASEIGLISVNVGLLLSVAGGVLGGVATHRLGIFTALWSLGLLQAMSNLGYVYAAQLAEAGAVSTSVLYGASMVESFTGGLGTGAFLAFLMSVVDPRQAATEYALLSSLFALSRSLAAFASGFGAAWLGYRDYFLLTFFLCFPAYLLLPFAGRALRAVESKETAT; encoded by the coding sequence ATGAACACCGCCTCGCCGCTGCGCTCGCGCCTGTTCTGGGTGGGCGTGCTGTATTTCGCGCAGGGTCTGCCGCTGGGCATCTTTCTGGACCTGTTGCCGGTGTACTTCCGCCAGCATGGGGTGGATCTGCGCCAGATCGGCGTGCTTGGCCTGCTTGGCCTGGCCTGGACGTTCAAGTTCCTGTGGGCGCCCGCGGTGGACGCCTGGCGCCATCATCGGCGCTGGATGCAGGCCGCCAATCTGCTGATGGCGCTGTGTATGGCCGCCCTGGTCGGCATGGACCCAGGGCAGCCGCAGATGTGGCTGGTGCTGGGCGTGTTTGCCGCGCTGTCGGCCACCAACGACATCGCCATTGACGGCTACACGGTCGAGAAAGTGCCGCGCGCGCAGCTCGGTCTTGCCAACGGTGTGCGCATTGCGTTGTACCGGGTCGGCATGCTGGCCGCCGGCGGACTTTTGATGCTCAGCGACCGCATCGGCTGGGCCGGCACCCAGTTGGCGGCCGCCGGTCTGCTGGTCCTGTTGGCCCTGGTGTGTCGCGCGGCGCCGGTGGAAGCGCCCCGTGCCGGGCCGCCGCCGCGCCTGGCAGACCTGCGTGCAATGGCGCGCCAGCCGCGGGTGGCCCTGGGCGGCCTGTCGGTGTTGCTGGTGCTTGCCTGGCTGGCCGGGCGGCAGATGGGGTGGATCAGCGGGCGGGCTGAGGTGGCGTTGGCGGTGCTGGCCGCGGGCTTGCTGGGGCTTGCCGCGCTGCAACCGGTGCGCGCCGGATCCGGCGCGGTGACGGCGCCGTTTGCGGCGCTGCTGGCGCGGCCCTACATGCTTGCCGTGCTGGCCTTCGCGCTGACCTTCAAGCTTGGCGATGCGGCCATGGGATTCATGGTCAAGCCGTTCTGGGTGGATGCCGGCTTTCGGGCCAGTGAAATAGGCCTCATTTCCGTCAACGTTGGTCTGTTACTGTCCGTTGCCGGGGGCGTCCTCGGCGGCGTGGCGACGCACCGTCTTGGTATTTTCACGGCGCTGTGGTCGCTCGGATTGCTGCAGGCGATGTCGAATCTGGGTTACGTCTACGCGGCGCAACTTGCCGAAGCAGGCGCGGTCTCAACGTCCGTGCTATACGGAGCCAGCATGGTCGAATCGTTCACGGGTGGGCTGGGCACGGGCGCGTTTCTGGCATTTCTGATGTCGGTCGTGGACCCCCGTCAGGCGGCAACCGAGTATGCGCTGCTGTCGTCGCTGTTCGCCCTGAGCCGATCCCTGGCTGCCTTCGCCAGCGGTTTCGGCGCGGCGTGGTTGGGCTATCGGGACTATTTCTTGCTTACGTTTTTTCTGTGTTTTCCGGCCTATCTGCTTCTGCCGTTCGCAGGACGTGCCTTGCGAGCGGTTGAATCGAAGGAGACCGCCACATGA
- a CDS encoding Lrp/AsnC family transcriptional regulator, producing MITAFVLIQAARGQVSALAQTLAELPGVAEVYSVSGQHDLVAIARVASADDLSVLVTDRLAGLPGIVSTQTLLAFRAYSRHDLESLFEVGLRAPGP from the coding sequence ATGATCACGGCCTTCGTGTTGATTCAGGCGGCGCGGGGCCAGGTGAGCGCCCTGGCGCAGACCCTGGCGGAACTGCCGGGCGTGGCCGAGGTGTACTCGGTCAGCGGCCAGCATGACCTGGTGGCCATTGCCCGCGTGGCGTCGGCCGACGATCTTTCGGTACTGGTGACAGACCGGCTGGCCGGTTTGCCCGGTATCGTGAGCACGCAGACCCTGCTCGCCTTTCGCGCCTACTCGCGGCACGATCTGGAGAGCCTGTTCGAGGTGGGTTTACGTGCGCCCGGTCCGTGA